The following are encoded in a window of Castanea sativa cultivar Marrone di Chiusa Pesio chromosome 5, ASM4071231v1 genomic DNA:
- the LOC142636813 gene encoding CBL-interacting serine/threonine-protein kinase 5-like, with the protein MAEQSVQQTTSNLNPPRNILFGKYEMGRVLGQGTFAKVYYGKNLISNESVAIKVINKDHIKREGLMEQIKREISVMRLVRHPNIVELKEVMATKGKIYFVMEYVKGGELFAKVAKGKLKEDLARKYFQQLVSAVDFCHSRGVSHRDLKPENLLLDDNMDLKVSDFGLSALPEQLWNDGLLHTRCGTPAYVAPEVLRKKGYDGAMADIWSCGVILFVLLAGYLPFQAENVMKMYRKVFKAEYDFPPWFSTDAKRLISKLLVSDPEKRISIPEIMQNPWFQNGFSKPIAFSIPEPVGENNDKDDDKIIEEMELEKKSSSPPFYNAFEFISSMSSGFDLSNLFEKKRKSGSMFTSKCSAAAIVAKLEAVAKRLNFSVMGVKEFKVKMHGKMEGRKGKLAVTAEVFEVAPEVAVVEFSKSAGDTLEYKKFCEEDVRPALKDIVWGWQGENNCH; encoded by the coding sequence ATGGCAGAACAAAGTGTGCAACAAACTACCAGCAATCTCAATCCTCCAAGAAACATTCTGTTCGGAAAATACGAGATGGGAAGGGTATTAGGCCAAGGCACATTTGCCAAAGTCTACTACGGCAAGAACCTCATCAGCAACGAAAGCGTTGCAATcaaggtcatcaacaaggacCACATCAAGAGAGAAGGCTTAATGGAACAAATCAAGCGAGAGATCTCGGTCATGCGCTTGGTTCGCCACCCAAATATAGTTGAGCTGAAGGAAGTCATGGCTACCAAGGGAAAGATATACTTCGTGATGGAATATGTTAAAGGTGGTGAGTTGTTTGCCAAAGTAGCAAAGGGAAAGCTCAAGGAAGACTTGGCAAGAAAGTATTTTCAACAGTTAGTTAGCGCAGTTGATTTCTGTCATAGCCGTGGTGTTTCACACCGAGACTTGAAGCCCGAAAATCTTCTTCTGGATGATAACATGGACTTGAAAGTTTCTGATTTTGGCTTGTCCGCACTGCCTGAGCAGCTCTGGAATGATGGTTTGCTACACACACGCTGTGGCACACCAGCTTATGTGGCTCCTGAAGTGTTGAGAAAAAAAGGGTATGATGGAGCTATGGCTGATATATGGTCTTGTGGTGTAATTCTCTTTGTTTTGCTTGCTGGGTATTTGCCATTTCAAGCTGAGAATGTTATGAAAATGTATAGGAAGGTTTTCAAGGCTGAGTATGATTTTCCTCCATGGTTTTCCACTGATGCAAAGCGGTTGATATCCAAGCTCCTTGTTTCTGATCCAGAAAAGAGAATTTCAATTCCGGAGATTATGCAAAATCCTTGGTTCCAAAATGGGTTTTCAAAGCCAATCGCATTTTCAATACCAGAGCCAGTGGGAGAGAACAATGACAAGGATGATGATAAGATTATCGAGGAAAtggaattggaaaaaaaatcttcGTCGCCGCCCTTTTATAACGCTTTTGAGTTCATTTCTTCCATGTCTTCAGGTTTCGACTTGTCCAATTTGTtcgaaaaaaagaggaaatccGGGTCAATGTTCACGTCCAAATGTTCGGCAGCAGCTATTGTTGCTAAGTTGGAAGCTGTGGCAAAAAGGCTGAATTTTAGTGTGATGGGTGTGAAGGAATTCAAGGTGAAAATGCACGGGAAAATGGAAGGGAGGAAAGGGAAGCTGGCTGTGACAGCGGAGGTGTTCGAGGTAGCGCCAGAGGTGGCGGTGGTTGAATTCTCAAAGTCAGCCGGAGACACTCTTGAGTACAAGAAGTTCTGTGAGGAAGATGTGAGGCCAGCGCTCAAAGACATTGTTTGGGGTTGGCAGGGTGAAAATAACTGTCACTAA